In Chitinivibrionia bacterium, a single window of DNA contains:
- a CDS encoding 1-acyl-sn-glycerol-3-phosphate acyltransferase: MFNRILVCLSLGFFVVFCFVMLIPYTIMFLPVLNKQQQRLAYFVQWFCSRFCLFSSGAKVKFTGVENVPKDNIYCIVANHQGMLDIPILMRISPWTLGFITKKELRYLPVLNVWMIALGCIFLDRKSARKAVGVFGKAAKQLQSGHPMAIFPEGTRSKNGEIADFKAGALKLVIKAQVPIVPVSINGSGIVEGRNKSKIVSVVVHPRIEFSEIADMETVEIAAKIRSIIVSAAKKQ; the protein is encoded by the coding sequence ATGTTTAACAGGATTTTGGTGTGTTTGTCTCTTGGTTTTTTTGTGGTGTTTTGCTTTGTAATGCTCATTCCATACACTATTATGTTTCTTCCTGTACTGAACAAGCAACAACAGCGCTTGGCTTATTTTGTTCAGTGGTTTTGCTCTCGTTTCTGCCTTTTTTCTTCGGGTGCAAAAGTTAAGTTTACGGGCGTAGAAAATGTTCCCAAAGACAACATTTATTGTATTGTCGCCAACCATCAGGGAATGCTCGATATTCCGATTTTAATGCGCATTTCCCCTTGGACTTTAGGGTTTATCACCAAAAAAGAATTGCGCTACCTTCCTGTATTAAATGTTTGGATGATTGCGCTCGGCTGTATCTTTTTAGACAGAAAAAGCGCCCGAAAAGCCGTCGGTGTATTCGGCAAAGCCGCAAAGCAGTTGCAAAGCGGACATCCGATGGCAATTTTCCCTGAAGGCACGCGCAGTAAAAACGGCGAAATTGCGGATTTTAAGGCAGGCGCATTAAAACTCGTGATAAAAGCCCAAGTTCCCATAGTTCCTGTAAGCATCAACGGAAGCGGAATTGTGGAGGGTCGGAATAAATCAAAAATTGTATCTGTCGTCGTTCATCCCAGAATCGAATTTAGCGAAATAGCCGATATGGAAACTGTAGAAATAGCCGCAAAAATCCGCTCAATTATAGTTTCGGCGGCGAAAAAACAATGA
- the rpsD gene encoding 30S ribosomal protein S4: MSRNLDPKGKIVRRLGANIFGNEKFQRLLDKRPNPPGPLKQHRGRLSEYGIQMRERQKLRFAYGLTEKQFRNTFLKAKQMQGVTGDNLLILLERRLDNVIFAMGFAKSRAQARQIVNHAHIRVNDKKVDIPSYKVSVGDKITIAAGDDRKKFLHALVADNTRSVPEWLEFSKVDLKGEVRRLPEKHDIEVIADVQLVVELYSK, translated from the coding sequence ATGTCACGAAATCTTGACCCAAAAGGTAAAATTGTTCGCCGTCTTGGTGCGAATATCTTCGGTAATGAAAAATTTCAACGTCTTTTGGATAAAAGACCAAACCCACCCGGACCGCTGAAACAACATAGAGGTCGTTTGAGCGAATACGGTATTCAGATGCGCGAAAGACAGAAATTGCGTTTTGCTTACGGACTTACCGAAAAACAATTCCGCAATACTTTCTTGAAAGCAAAACAAATGCAAGGCGTTACAGGGGACAACCTGCTTATCCTTTTGGAACGTCGTTTGGACAACGTAATCTTCGCAATGGGATTTGCAAAATCGCGCGCGCAAGCAAGACAAATTGTAAACCACGCTCACATCAGAGTAAACGACAAAAAGGTTGATATTCCGTCTTACAAAGTGTCTGTAGGCGACAAAATCACTATTGCGGCAGGCGACGACAGAAAGAAATTTTTGCACGCACTTGTAGCGGATAACACAAGAAGCGTACCCGAATGGTTAGAATTTTCAAAAGTGGATTTGAAAGGCGAGGTAAGACGCCTCCCCGAGAAACACGATATAGAAGTAATCGCAGACGTTCAACTTGTTGTGGAACTCTACTCCAAGTAA
- a CDS encoding PhoH family protein, whose protein sequence is MAFKIEENYPIYREIAIDESGIEDIKKGKPVKNNAEEKLLANGYYKLLSDKNPDIACFARFNKDTDEFYPLSAAANEIPHWLVPKNIEQTLALDALLNDDIPLVVLVGKAGTGKTLLAVAAGLYKTIDCGEYERVLVARPTISLGQDIGFLPGTIEEKLGPWMYPISDNVDFLIKRRKTMRSKIQGFKDLTERGILLIEPLPYIRGRSIHNQYLVIDEAQNLSLHEIKTILTRAGEGTKIILAGDPYQIDNQNISAQDCGLMRVVDRFANESLSSSITLVKCERSKLAEMAANLL, encoded by the coding sequence GTGGCGTTTAAGATAGAAGAAAATTACCCGATTTACAGAGAAATTGCTATTGACGAGAGTGGCATAGAGGACATAAAAAAAGGCAAACCCGTAAAAAACAACGCCGAAGAAAAGCTGCTTGCAAACGGGTACTACAAATTATTGAGCGACAAAAATCCCGACATCGCGTGTTTTGCGCGATTTAATAAAGATACGGACGAATTTTATCCGCTTTCTGCGGCGGCAAACGAAATCCCACACTGGCTTGTCCCGAAAAACATTGAGCAAACGCTTGCTTTGGACGCGCTTCTTAACGACGACATTCCGCTTGTAGTCCTCGTCGGAAAAGCAGGGACGGGAAAAACGCTTCTGGCTGTTGCGGCGGGGCTTTACAAAACCATAGATTGCGGCGAATACGAGCGGGTTTTAGTGGCGCGCCCCACAATTTCGCTTGGGCAGGACATCGGATTTTTGCCGGGGACTATTGAGGAAAAACTGGGACCTTGGATGTATCCGATTTCGGATAACGTGGATTTTTTGATTAAGCGAAGAAAGACTATGCGCAGTAAAATCCAAGGTTTTAAGGACTTAACCGAGCGCGGCATTTTGCTGATTGAGCCTCTGCCGTATATTCGCGGACGTTCTATTCATAATCAGTATTTGGTTATTGACGAGGCGCAGAATTTGTCGCTTCACGAAATAAAGACAATTCTTACGCGGGCGGGCGAAGGAACAAAGATAATTCTTGCGGGCGACCCTTATCAGATAGACAACCAAAATATTAGCGCACAAGACTGCGGACTTATGCGGGTTGTGGACAGGTTTGCGAACGAAAGCCTGTCGTCGTCGATAACGCTTGTTAAGTGCGAGCGCTCAAAATTAGCGGAAATGGCGGCAAATCTGCTGTAA
- a CDS encoding 4Fe-4S binding protein, with the protein MPQIIENNCDGCGTCVAICPRTAIFMPNVAVINAELCVSCGLCARICPIGAVKE; encoded by the coding sequence ATGCCTCAAATAATCGAAAACAACTGCGACGGGTGCGGGACTTGTGTAGCGATTTGCCCGAGAACTGCGATTTTTATGCCGAATGTTGCTGTAATAAATGCGGAATTGTGTGTTAGTTGCGGATTGTGCGCGAGAATTTGTCCGATTGGCGCTGTAAAGGAGTGA
- the miaA gene encoding tRNA (adenosine(37)-N6)-dimethylallyltransferase MiaA: MIPVILGPTGIGKSDIATELAKQIGGEIISCDSRQIYKYMDIATAKPTKEVLASVKHHLIDITEPDEEYSAVRWATDCATAIDEIKSRGKVPIICGGTFFYIYAMRNGFDISSKQDPKLRKELEELIEKQGVEKLHKMLSDKNAERAKQINLGDKYRILRALEIELGEKNEFPKNEIEREFLYFVLACSREKLYEKIDKRVDKMLEKGLFEEYEKICAKYPDPKTAGRNCVGYREFDDFIRHKDSFENCVRLIKQHSRNYAKRQLTWLRNKEADKKIIDIEKLANDSKNIARELGDLLY, translated from the coding sequence ATGATACCCGTAATTCTGGGACCTACAGGTATCGGAAAAAGCGACATTGCAACAGAACTTGCAAAACAAATCGGCGGCGAAATAATATCCTGCGACTCTCGACAAATCTATAAATATATGGACATTGCAACCGCCAAGCCCACAAAAGAAGTGCTTGCTTCCGTAAAACATCATCTTATCGACATAACAGAACCCGACGAAGAATATTCGGCGGTGCGTTGGGCGACGGACTGCGCAACGGCAATCGACGAAATAAAAAGCAGAGGCAAAGTTCCGATAATTTGCGGCGGAACATTTTTTTACATTTACGCAATGCGAAACGGCTTCGATATTTCTTCAAAACAAGACCCGAAGCTTCGCAAAGAACTGGAAGAATTGATTGAAAAACAGGGTGTCGAAAAACTTCACAAAATGCTTTCAGACAAAAATGCAGAGCGCGCAAAACAAATAAACCTCGGCGACAAATACAGAATACTGAGAGCGCTCGAAATAGAGTTAGGCGAAAAAAACGAATTCCCAAAAAACGAGATTGAGCGCGAATTTTTATATTTTGTTTTAGCTTGCTCTCGTGAAAAACTTTACGAAAAAATCGATAAACGCGTCGATAAAATGCTCGAAAAAGGGCTTTTTGAAGAATATGAAAAAATTTGCGCCAAATATCCCGACCCAAAAACTGCGGGAAGAAATTGCGTAGGCTACCGTGAATTTGATGATTTTATCCGACATAAAGACAGTTTTGAGAATTGTGTTCGACTAATAAAACAACATTCGCGCAATTACGCAAAACGGCAATTAACGTGGTTGCGCAACAAAGAAGCGGACAAAAAAATAATTGATATTGAAAAATTAGCCAACGACAGCAAAAACATTGCGCGAGAGTTAGGCGATTTGTTATATTAA
- a CDS encoding aromatic amino acid ammonia-lyase, which produces MSVKRYGVVLDGNSMSIDNVVTLGDTDAQILLSEEALILCSKSRKVLEEAVNAKQIIYGVNTSYGPMCNKIISNSKLEQLQVNLLRSHSAGMGPILPYNICKSTFAIRINCLAKGFSGIRPELLGFMEKVFNAGIAPVIYENGSVGASGDLIHLAHLGLGLIGEGDLYLNGEVMPAKIAFEKVGLEPIRLSYKEAISIMNGTSAMSAIACFAIHKARKLFNAQILSLAFAMEIFGGCEDAFDTALHEIKPHEGQILVAEKIQHLLAGSRNVRNLHDYNNSHRCENTANAVVEVLQDVQDVYTLRCSPQVLAVLYDAIKYAQKVLLTEINSSNDNPLIIPEGKKILHGGNFHGQSVSFAMDSLRIAVSTLCNISERRLNKLLDKNLNGNLPENLAAGDIGLEMGFMGAQYLAVSTTAENRQLAAPMSVNSISSNENNQDIVSMGTVSARLALKSVQNAELVQTMEILADLQALSFQDTEKMGVRIKKVYDKFSESYTQYNCTRIFREDLVRFRDIIFEKTVETIGII; this is translated from the coding sequence ATGAGTGTAAAACGCTATGGAGTCGTCCTTGACGGAAATTCTATGTCTATTGACAACGTTGTCACCCTCGGAGACACGGACGCTCAAATCCTATTAAGCGAAGAAGCGCTGATTTTGTGCTCAAAAAGCAGAAAAGTCCTCGAAGAAGCGGTAAACGCAAAACAAATTATATATGGCGTAAACACATCTTACGGTCCTATGTGTAATAAAATAATAAGCAACTCCAAACTCGAACAATTACAAGTAAATTTACTTCGCTCGCATTCGGCGGGAATGGGACCGATTTTGCCTTACAATATTTGTAAATCAACATTTGCAATTCGCATAAACTGCTTGGCAAAAGGCTTTTCGGGCATTCGTCCCGAACTATTGGGCTTTATGGAAAAGGTTTTTAATGCAGGAATTGCCCCCGTAATTTACGAGAACGGAAGCGTTGGCGCAAGCGGCGATTTAATTCATTTGGCGCATTTGGGACTTGGACTTATAGGCGAAGGCGACCTTTATCTTAACGGCGAGGTTATGCCTGCAAAAATAGCATTTGAAAAAGTAGGACTGGAGCCGATAAGACTTTCTTATAAAGAGGCTATTTCCATAATGAACGGCACTTCTGCAATGAGTGCAATAGCGTGTTTTGCCATACACAAAGCAAGAAAACTTTTTAACGCGCAAATTTTATCGCTTGCCTTTGCTATGGAAATATTCGGCGGTTGCGAAGACGCTTTTGACACCGCGCTCCACGAAATAAAACCGCACGAAGGACAGATACTTGTAGCCGAAAAAATACAGCATTTGCTTGCAGGTTCGCGAAATGTACGAAACTTGCACGACTATAATAACAGCCACCGTTGCGAAAATACGGCAAACGCTGTAGTCGAAGTCCTGCAAGATGTTCAGGATGTTTATACATTGCGTTGCTCTCCGCAGGTTTTAGCGGTGCTTTACGACGCGATAAAATATGCGCAAAAGGTGCTTTTAACCGAAATAAACTCGTCTAACGACAACCCGCTCATAATTCCCGAAGGCAAAAAAATACTTCACGGCGGCAATTTCCACGGACAAAGCGTATCGTTTGCAATGGACAGCCTCAGAATTGCCGTTTCTACGCTTTGCAATATAAGCGAGAGACGACTTAATAAACTTCTGGACAAAAATCTCAACGGCAATCTTCCCGAAAACTTGGCGGCTGGCGACATAGGTTTGGAGATGGGTTTTATGGGAGCGCAGTATTTGGCAGTCTCGACTACCGCCGAAAACAGGCAACTTGCCGCACCTATGAGCGTAAACAGCATTTCCTCCAACGAAAACAACCAAGATATTGTGAGTATGGGAACAGTTTCGGCGCGTCTTGCGTTAAAATCCGTACAAAACGCAGAATTAGTGCAGACAATGGAAATTTTGGCGGATTTGCAAGCGTTGAGTTTTCAGGACACCGAAAAAATGGGTGTGCGGATTAAAAAAGTTTACGATAAGTTTTCCGAAAGCTACACGCAATACAACTGCACAAGAATATTTCGCGAGGATTTGGTGAGATTTCGCGATATAATTTTTGAAAAGACCGTAGAAACCATAGGCATTATTTAA
- a CDS encoding right-handed parallel beta-helix repeat-containing protein has product MQLSKNIGMFRNLTVIFILFAMATTAFAQERIYVSPARQGKSPISNAMVSARAGDTIILADGRYVEDVVVQNGVILYSPNVFGAHIIGNGREAVVRLGRDSRISGVRVSGGRNGIVSSATGAVIENCYIHSNNGSGILSTNHLPAIQNTIIANNLNSGIQATSISYVGGELRNLTIAQNRRNGIEIDGLRDNIVIRDVIFYRNSNRAIQTRDRENLNLVNLIIFPEQGGITNPDPTLIGRPRFTGNFWKLRDGSIGQKRGTSGKDIGFVK; this is encoded by the coding sequence ATGCAACTAAGTAAAAACATTGGTATGTTTCGGAATTTGACGGTAATTTTTATACTTTTTGCGATGGCGACAACTGCGTTTGCTCAAGAAAGAATATATGTCTCACCCGCAAGGCAGGGGAAATCACCCATAAGCAATGCAATGGTATCGGCAAGAGCGGGAGACACGATAATTCTTGCGGATGGCAGATATGTTGAGGACGTGGTCGTTCAAAACGGCGTTATTCTTTACTCGCCCAATGTTTTTGGGGCGCATATTATCGGAAACGGACGCGAGGCGGTTGTTCGGCTCGGTAGGGATTCTCGAATTTCGGGTGTTAGAGTGTCGGGCGGAAGAAACGGAATTGTCAGTTCTGCGACAGGCGCCGTCATCGAGAATTGCTATATACACTCAAATAACGGTTCGGGGATTTTATCAACAAATCATTTGCCTGCTATACAAAATACTATAATTGCCAATAATCTTAATTCGGGTATTCAGGCAACGTCGATAAGTTATGTGGGTGGTGAACTGCGCAATTTGACAATCGCACAAAATCGCAGAAACGGCATTGAAATTGACGGTTTGCGAGACAATATTGTTATCCGCGACGTCATATTTTACAGAAACAGCAACAGAGCAATACAAACAAGAGACAGAGAAAATCTTAATCTTGTAAATCTGATAATTTTCCCGGAACAAGGCGGAATAACAAATCCCGACCCAACTTTGATTGGACGACCGAGATTTACAGGAAATTTTTGGAAACTTCGAGATGGCTCAATCGGTCAAAAGAGAGGAACAAGCGGCAAAGATATCGGATTTGTAAAATAA
- a CDS encoding right-handed parallel beta-helix repeat-containing protein produces the protein MKQKFIRTVAVIATLVCAVSAGDVIMVPSTGIRTISQAIVRARSGDTIIVADGIYREDVFVTTGVYLRAQHLHGAVIDGDGRGTVVTLAGSAGIEGFEIRNGTIGIFSRDADVVIRRNRVVRNWMTGILVLRHCPTIEDNIIAFNRGSGIVGWNLRAARGAIEHNTIAYNANFGLQLGGVSNVEVQNNTIAFNQRFGLRVNSESAEASTIRHNNFWENLRQFHDNPEGNFSFDPAFIAARVKYDFNPEPTLCCAILSTAGENLGARLSRRR, from the coding sequence ATGAAACAAAAATTTATCAGAACGGTTGCCGTAATTGCGACGTTGGTTTGCGCAGTGTCTGCGGGCGATGTAATTATGGTGCCGTCAACAGGAATCAGAACGATTTCGCAGGCGATCGTAAGAGCGCGGTCGGGGGACACAATTATTGTGGCAGACGGTATCTACAGAGAGGACGTGTTTGTCACGACAGGCGTTTATTTGAGAGCGCAACACCTTCACGGTGCGGTAATTGACGGCGACGGAAGAGGGACAGTGGTTACTCTTGCCGGTAGCGCGGGTATTGAGGGCTTTGAAATCCGAAACGGAACAATCGGAATATTCAGCCGAGACGCCGACGTCGTAATAAGACGAAACCGAGTTGTCCGAAACTGGATGACGGGCATTTTGGTATTGCGCCATTGTCCGACAATCGAGGACAACATCATCGCCTTCAACAGAGGTTCGGGGATTGTCGGTTGGAACTTACGCGCGGCACGTGGAGCGATAGAGCATAACACAATCGCCTACAACGCCAACTTCGGTTTGCAACTCGGCGGAGTGAGCAATGTTGAAGTTCAAAACAACACAATTGCTTTTAATCAAAGATTTGGATTAAGAGTAAACAGCGAATCGGCAGAAGCGTCCACCATAAGACACAATAATTTTTGGGAAAACTTGAGACAATTCCACGATAATCCTGAGGGTAATTTCTCTTTTGACCCTGCATTTATTGCTGCAAGAGTGAAATATGATTTTAATCCTGAACCGACATTGTGCTGCGCAATATTGAGCACCGCGGGAGAAAATCTCGGCGCACGGTTGAGCAGAAGAAGATAG
- a CDS encoding right-handed parallel beta-helix repeat-containing protein, producing MSRLLNRKALVLTLFLAFGLYADLVSTSPYIIAVPASARQLQAALARSQRGDTLILENGRYRGNFRIPPGVTIKARENGKAQITGNGRGNVITLSNGSSAIGLSVSGGRIGIFSDGIDNAIIANRIHNNSTGIMAVAHFVRIEDNLIFRNSSSGIQLWDVNTDEEIFNNTIVFNDNHGLSIGGTSAVGFVNNIVAFNGRFVVQINPESKIFQAFNVFLSYIQVNMALPENNFSFDPEFINPEANDFRARRTSRIFNNGRNGANIGSRIYTAL from the coding sequence ATGAGCCGCCTACTTAACCGTAAAGCGCTCGTGCTTACTTTATTTTTGGCATTTGGGCTTTATGCCGATTTAGTGAGTACTTCGCCATATATAATTGCAGTTCCGGCTTCAGCCAGACAATTGCAAGCGGCGCTTGCAAGAAGTCAGCGCGGAGACACCCTTATTCTCGAAAACGGGAGATACAGGGGAAATTTCCGCATCCCTCCCGGCGTAACCATTAAAGCAAGAGAAAATGGGAAAGCGCAAATTACAGGCAATGGTCGCGGAAACGTAATCACTTTGTCAAACGGAAGCAGTGCAATAGGACTTTCGGTTTCGGGAGGGCGGATAGGGATATTCTCGGACGGCATAGACAACGCGATTATCGCAAATCGGATACACAACAATTCTACGGGCATTATGGCTGTTGCGCACTTTGTAAGAATTGAAGATAATCTCATTTTTCGCAACTCTTCTTCGGGAATTCAGCTGTGGGATGTAAACACGGACGAAGAAATTTTTAACAATACAATAGTTTTTAACGATAATCACGGATTATCCATCGGAGGCACTTCAGCAGTGGGTTTCGTGAACAACATAGTGGCATTCAACGGACGGTTTGTGGTGCAAATAAATCCGGAATCAAAAATTTTTCAAGCATTTAATGTGTTTTTATCGTATATTCAAGTCAATATGGCTTTGCCGGAAAATAACTTCTCGTTTGACCCCGAGTTTATTAACCCCGAAGCAAATGATTTTCGCGCGAGAAGAACCTCGCGAATATTTAACAATGGCAGAAATGGTGCAAATATAGGGTCAAGAATATATACTGCTTTGTAG
- the lnt gene encoding apolipoprotein N-acyltransferase, whose product MKIENLPLTNLFVVLLSGLLCGLFASILPAMSFLLIIPFIALIYSEKPARLKMYSWGVFWYFGTIWWMAIVNLQGLQPLIFFATIGLSLFLALRFLLVGVLSAFVLKRCPKVAILFIPSVWVVSEYVLTLGELSFPWMFSGYSLSPLFYLSQVVSITGIWGLSFLAVISAVVLYNLVFFKRGKKIAVSLACVVAMLCLWGFVRVRPVDTHEIKAIVLQPNADMENWYGFSSLMECMEVLDSLLDASTNMDRGIFILPESAIFTHLRYQPSALVAVGSWLRRHNSHIIFGSLTPIRGEGGVDGAYNTAYWASPELSNLYDNYARYHKIKLVPFVETTPFSAALPMISRLDLRGGSFVSGSEYSVWEIEDLRIAPFICYENVYPEFTRRRVNHGAGANLMINITNDGWFGRTTAPIQHAEMTRVRAIELGISMVRSANTGISFSVDPFGRFLAKTEIYTREVVQMPIAKALNSTIYRRFGDWFAIFCVLFSLFWLVYPSIRKK is encoded by the coding sequence ATGAAAATAGAGAATTTACCTTTGACTAATTTATTTGTTGTTTTGTTATCAGGACTTTTGTGCGGACTTTTTGCCTCAATTTTGCCTGCGATGTCGTTTCTTTTAATAATACCATTTATTGCCCTTATTTACTCGGAGAAACCCGCGCGCCTGAAAATGTACTCTTGGGGCGTGTTTTGGTATTTCGGCACAATTTGGTGGATGGCTATAGTAAATCTGCAGGGACTGCAACCGCTTATTTTCTTTGCGACCATCGGCTTATCGCTCTTTTTGGCTTTGCGATTTCTTTTGGTTGGGGTTTTGTCGGCATTTGTTCTTAAACGATGTCCGAAAGTCGCCATTCTTTTTATTCCGTCTGTTTGGGTTGTTTCTGAATACGTGCTTACACTCGGCGAGCTTTCGTTTCCTTGGATGTTTTCGGGGTATTCGCTTTCTCCGTTATTTTATTTGTCGCAGGTCGTCAGCATTACGGGAATTTGGGGTTTGTCGTTTTTGGCGGTAATTTCTGCCGTAGTTCTTTACAATCTCGTATTTTTTAAGCGTGGCAAAAAAATTGCAGTTTCTCTTGCCTGCGTCGTGGCAATGCTTTGTCTTTGGGGATTTGTAAGAGTGCGTCCCGTCGATACCCACGAAATAAAGGCGATTGTTCTTCAGCCAAACGCTGATATGGAGAATTGGTACGGATTTTCCTCGCTTATGGAATGTATGGAGGTTTTGGACAGTTTGTTGGACGCAAGTACAAATATGGACAGAGGCATCTTCATTCTTCCCGAAAGCGCGATTTTTACGCATTTGCGCTATCAGCCGTCGGCGTTGGTTGCTGTCGGGTCTTGGTTAAGACGACATAATTCGCATATAATTTTTGGTTCGCTTACCCCAATCAGAGGCGAAGGCGGTGTTGACGGAGCATACAATACAGCGTATTGGGCAAGTCCCGAATTGTCTAATCTTTACGATAACTACGCCCGATACCACAAAATAAAACTTGTTCCGTTTGTAGAAACGACGCCGTTTTCCGCGGCTCTGCCTATGATAAGCCGCCTTGATTTGAGAGGCGGAAGTTTTGTTTCGGGGAGCGAGTATTCCGTTTGGGAAATAGAGGATTTGCGAATTGCACCCTTTATTTGCTACGAAAACGTCTATCCCGAATTTACACGAAGAAGAGTAAACCACGGTGCCGGCGCTAATCTTATGATAAATATAACAAACGACGGCTGGTTCGGAAGAACTACCGCGCCAATCCAACACGCCGAAATGACGCGGGTAAGGGCGATAGAACTCGGTATTTCAATGGTAAGAAGCGCAAATACGGGCATTTCATTTTCGGTTGACCCTTTCGGGCGTTTCCTTGCCAAAACCGAAATTTACACCCGCGAGGTCGTACAAATGCCGATTGCGAAAGCGCTTAACAGCACAATTTATCGCCGCTTTGGCGATTGGTTTGCGATTTTCTGTGTGCTGTTTTCGCTGTTTTGGCTTGTTTATCCAAGTATTCGGAAGAAATAA
- the metF gene encoding methylenetetrahydrofolate reductase [NAD(P)H], whose amino-acid sequence MKISDILAQKQTALSFEFFPPKTAAGFDKLFETVQKLSYLSPAYVSVTYGAGGSTRENTRNLVAKIQNEAGLTTVAHLTCVGASRDEIREILQNYNDAGIENILALRGDMPKGAIDFVPAKDGFEYASELVEFTKKNFPNMGIGVAGFPEGHPTTPNRLIEIDNLKRKVDSGADYICTQLFFSNADFYDFCERCEIAKINVPIIAGIMPITSIASMQRIAELSLGARIPAKLQKAIYRAPNDEYVEKVGIHWAAEQVNELIENKVRGIHLYTLNKFEQIHKICESIGIISSTQLEK is encoded by the coding sequence ATGAAAATAAGCGATATTTTAGCGCAAAAGCAAACGGCTTTGAGCTTTGAATTTTTTCCGCCTAAGACAGCGGCGGGCTTCGATAAATTATTTGAAACGGTGCAAAAACTCAGTTATTTATCGCCTGCATACGTCAGCGTCACTTACGGCGCAGGCGGCTCTACCCGCGAAAATACACGAAACCTTGTCGCTAAGATACAAAACGAAGCAGGGCTTACCACTGTCGCACATTTGACCTGCGTAGGCGCAAGCCGCGATGAAATTCGCGAAATCCTGCAAAATTACAACGACGCGGGAATTGAGAATATCCTTGCGCTTAGAGGCGATATGCCAAAAGGCGCGATAGATTTTGTTCCCGCCAAAGACGGTTTTGAATACGCAAGCGAACTCGTGGAATTTACCAAGAAAAACTTCCCGAATATGGGAATCGGAGTTGCAGGATTTCCCGAAGGACACCCGACAACGCCTAACCGCCTTATTGAAATCGACAATCTTAAGCGCAAAGTTGACAGCGGCGCGGATTACATTTGCACACAGTTGTTTTTCAGTAATGCCGATTTTTATGATTTCTGCGAGCGATGCGAAATTGCGAAAATAAATGTGCCGATTATAGCGGGAATTATGCCTATAACCTCAATCGCGAGTATGCAAAGAATTGCCGAATTATCGCTTGGAGCCCGTATTCCTGCAAAACTTCAAAAAGCCATTTACAGAGCGCCGAATGACGAATACGTCGAAAAAGTAGGAATACATTGGGCTGCAGAGCAGGTTAATGAGTTAATAGAAAATAAAGTGCGCGGAATACACCTTTACACACTCAACAAATTTGAGCAGATACACAAAATTTGCGAGAGTATCGGCATTATTTCTTCCACGCAACTGGAAAAATAA